A single region of the Vagococcus teuberi genome encodes:
- the pth gene encoding aminoacyl-tRNA hydrolase — MKLIVGLGNPGVKYRATRHNIGFIALDEMAYQENATFNKSQFEADIAELFVNGEKVLLVKPQTFMNESGRSVGPLMTYYNVSPEDILVIYDDLDLPVGKIRLRQKGSAGGHNGIKSLISHIGTQEFNRVRIGIDRPKRGEEVIAHVLGNFPKDTHEDLLSAVKLAVDASLYWVNGHSFVDTMNQYNSKK, encoded by the coding sequence ATGAAATTAATTGTTGGATTAGGTAACCCTGGAGTGAAGTATCGTGCGACAAGGCACAATATTGGTTTTATCGCACTAGATGAAATGGCATATCAAGAAAATGCTACATTCAATAAAAGTCAATTCGAAGCAGACATAGCAGAATTATTTGTAAACGGTGAGAAAGTGTTATTAGTAAAACCTCAAACGTTCATGAATGAATCAGGGCGTAGTGTTGGTCCATTGATGACTTATTATAATGTGTCTCCAGAAGATATATTAGTGATTTATGATGATTTAGATTTGCCTGTTGGTAAAATACGATTGCGACAAAAGGGCAGTGCTGGTGGACATAATGGAATAAAGAGCTTAATCTCTCATATCGGCACACAAGAGTTTAATCGTGTACGTATTGGGATTGATCGACCAAAACGCGGAGAAGAAGTGATTGCACACGTGTTAGGGAATTTTCCTAAAGATACACATGAAGACCTGTTATCCGCTGTTAAATTAGCTGTAGATGCCAGTTTATATTGGGTGAATGGTCATTCTTTTGTCGATACAATGAATCAATATAATAGTAAAAAATAA
- the hslO gene encoding Hsp33 family molecular chaperone HslO yields MSKQTTDYLVKALCFNGEIRAMATRTTELVAEAQQRHDTWRTSTAALGRSLTGALMLGSMHKGDEKLTVRIQGDGPIGAIVIDADAKGHVKGYVKNPQVNLPANALGKIDVRGGVGTNGSLSVVKDLGLREPFTGQVPLVSGELAEDFTYYLATSEQVPSAVGLSVLVDNENDDVVKAAGGFMIQVMPFASEETLVEIEKRLADIPQVSNLLDQGETPEEILYRLLGKENVEILDTMPVEFQCDCSKERFSSALITLGVDELTNMIEEDNGAEAVCHFCNEKYHYTAEELSVLRDEAMQS; encoded by the coding sequence GTGAGTAAACAAACAACAGATTATTTAGTTAAAGCTTTATGTTTTAATGGAGAAATTCGTGCGATGGCAACTCGCACAACAGAGTTAGTTGCTGAAGCACAACAACGTCATGATACATGGCGCACGTCAACAGCGGCACTAGGTCGTTCTTTAACAGGAGCCTTGATGTTAGGTTCAATGCATAAAGGTGACGAAAAATTAACTGTTCGTATTCAAGGGGATGGTCCAATCGGTGCTATTGTCATTGATGCTGATGCAAAAGGACATGTAAAGGGATACGTTAAAAACCCACAAGTTAATTTACCGGCCAATGCATTAGGAAAAATTGATGTGCGTGGTGGAGTGGGAACAAATGGATCTCTAAGTGTGGTAAAAGATTTAGGATTAAGAGAGCCGTTTACAGGACAAGTTCCATTAGTTTCAGGTGAACTAGCTGAAGACTTTACATATTATTTAGCAACATCAGAACAAGTTCCTTCAGCAGTCGGGTTAAGTGTATTAGTTGATAATGAAAATGATGACGTTGTAAAAGCGGCAGGTGGATTTATGATTCAAGTCATGCCTTTTGCTTCAGAAGAAACACTTGTTGAAATTGAAAAACGTTTAGCAGATATTCCGCAAGTGTCTAATTTATTAGATCAAGGTGAAACACCTGAAGAAATTCTTTATCGTTTATTAGGTAAAGAAAACGTCGAAATTTTAGATACGATGCCAGTCGAGTTTCAATGTGATTGCTCTAAAGAACGTTTTTCTTCAGCCCTAATTACCTTAGGAGTCGATGAATTAACCAATATGATAGAAGAAGACAATGGAGCAGAAGCTGTCTGTCATTTTTGTAATGAAAAATATCATTATACAGCAGAAGAGTTATCAGTATTAAGAGACGAGGCTATGCAGTCTTAA
- the tilS gene encoding tRNA lysidine(34) synthetase TilS: MYQRFQQIMKADYHLTPDTRIVVGVSGGVDSMVLLHLLCQLPENMRPTIHVAHINHQLRKESLEEQEFVAQYSKECGLPIYIGVWDSGLTIKKNVEQEAREFRYHFFEDVMQETNSQMLLTAHHKDDHIETVLMRLIQGNQLKTLSGIATSRALGNKYQVMRPLLSFSKKELYVYAANENIPYYEDGSNFSDDYLRNRIRHYVRPMLENENPNIGESIVRLAKEVNQQAVVIESLLKPLIDTLITYQNNTWHLDYLSLKRHNLAIQSEVIRYLLTDVQEKTKLSVGYEHVNQIVGMIQNDKPNLTGQLPNNWLIEKTYDSITVSKKSHNTVKHQKIYLEKNQGAFLSDTQWLGMFEVGKETLPEELKSWQYKEMIYTCGKNHSIRVRKREAGDRFVYNRKGQTKKVSRYFIDEKIPIKLRDLSWLVFDEKGCLLWLLPFRESYLSIEYETDKIQYKLVYLYQEDE; the protein is encoded by the coding sequence TTGTACCAGAGATTTCAACAAATAATGAAGGCAGACTATCATTTGACGCCTGATACACGCATCGTTGTGGGCGTTTCAGGTGGTGTAGATTCTATGGTGTTGTTGCATTTACTGTGTCAATTACCAGAAAACATGCGTCCAACGATTCATGTTGCACATATTAATCATCAATTAAGAAAAGAATCGCTTGAAGAACAAGAATTTGTTGCTCAATATTCTAAAGAATGTGGATTGCCTATTTATATAGGCGTATGGGATAGTGGGTTGACTATTAAAAAAAATGTCGAACAAGAAGCACGTGAATTTCGCTATCATTTTTTCGAAGACGTGATGCAAGAAACGAATAGTCAGATGTTGTTAACAGCGCATCATAAAGATGATCATATTGAAACTGTGTTAATGCGTTTAATCCAAGGGAATCAACTTAAGACGTTAAGTGGTATCGCAACAAGTCGAGCCTTGGGAAATAAGTATCAAGTGATGCGACCGTTATTAAGTTTTTCTAAAAAAGAACTGTATGTATACGCAGCAAACGAAAACATACCGTATTATGAAGATGGTAGTAATTTTTCCGATGATTATTTACGTAATCGTATACGACATTATGTGCGCCCTATGTTAGAGAATGAAAATCCTAATATAGGCGAGAGTATTGTGCGTCTTGCTAAAGAAGTTAATCAGCAAGCGGTAGTTATAGAGTCACTTTTAAAACCGTTAATCGACACTTTGATAACTTATCAAAATAATACATGGCATTTAGATTATCTTTCGTTAAAAAGACACAATTTAGCGATACAATCTGAAGTAATTCGATATTTATTAACAGATGTTCAAGAGAAAACTAAACTATCTGTCGGTTATGAACACGTGAATCAGATAGTAGGCATGATTCAAAATGATAAACCAAACTTAACCGGTCAATTACCGAATAATTGGCTCATTGAAAAAACTTATGATAGTATAACAGTCTCTAAAAAAAGTCATAACACAGTAAAACATCAAAAAATTTATCTTGAAAAAAATCAAGGGGCATTTTTATCTGATACTCAGTGGCTAGGAATGTTTGAAGTAGGGAAAGAAACATTGCCAGAAGAGTTAAAATCTTGGCAGTATAAAGAGATGATTTACACATGTGGTAAAAATCATTCAATTCGAGTCAGAAAACGTGAAGCTGGAGACAGATTCGTATATAATCGTAAAGGTCAGACTAAGAAAGTATCACGTTATTTTATTGATGAGAAAATACCCATCAAATTACGTGATTTAAGTTGGCTTGTTTTCGATGAAAAAGGGTGTCTTCTGTGGCTTTTACCATTTAGAGAAAGTTATTTGAGTATTGAGTACGAAACTGATAAAATACAGTATAAGCTTGTCTACTTGTATCAAGAAGATGAGTAA
- a CDS encoding putative polysaccharide biosynthesis protein yields the protein MDKLKVEKTVLKGTLILTVTSFIVKILSAVYRVPFQNLVGDEGFYVYQQVYPIYGIAMTLSLSGMPVFLSKILASEESPTEQKRLTNQFFYYVSVLSVFLFLGLFIGSPLVALMMGDKELAPLIRVVSFVFLLVPFLSTLRGVFQGEMNMLPTATSQLVEQGIRVGVILFAGWLFYVNSLDVYVVGSVATSGAIIGGLAAIGVLLYHARGQMTSFYPLPRKKDRQKSLLRRLIFEGGALCFFSAYLVIFQLIDSFTVKKYLVFSGMPDLSAKIAKGVFDRGQPLVQLGLVVAVSMTATFMPTLTHYYKNKEISDYESMVTSYLKVSLAISMAAGVGLALLVPFVNVTLFSNNDGVLTLSLFVLSVSVASMIQTYQTIYQSQNRVHYQFVAAIFGVLLKSILTPALTYYFGTLGSSISTLFGLLGCLMVLHHYLVRKGFRLSVGTMFIVKLMASLSMMALLVYLFRYTCVTQGLLNTHRGMTFVVTLVGVLLGVSVYMISIVKFKLFSYDEWTMLPFGQKIYKHFY from the coding sequence ATGGATAAATTAAAAGTTGAAAAAACGGTACTAAAAGGCACATTAATTTTGACTGTCACATCATTTATTGTCAAGATTTTAAGTGCTGTTTACCGAGTTCCGTTTCAAAATTTAGTGGGAGATGAAGGGTTTTACGTTTATCAGCAAGTTTACCCGATATACGGGATTGCGATGACATTATCTTTATCAGGGATGCCAGTTTTTCTATCGAAGATTTTAGCTAGCGAGGAGTCTCCTACAGAGCAAAAAAGATTAACGAATCAGTTTTTTTACTATGTTAGCGTGTTATCCGTTTTCTTATTTTTAGGTCTATTCATCGGGTCGCCTCTTGTGGCTTTGATGATGGGAGATAAGGAATTAGCTCCTTTGATACGTGTTGTGTCATTTGTTTTTCTGCTCGTTCCATTTTTATCGACGTTACGAGGTGTTTTTCAAGGTGAGATGAATATGCTCCCGACTGCGACGTCTCAATTAGTCGAACAAGGTATTCGAGTTGGCGTGATTCTATTTGCTGGCTGGTTGTTTTATGTGAATAGTTTAGATGTTTATGTCGTGGGAAGTGTTGCGACATCAGGTGCTATTATTGGTGGACTTGCAGCCATTGGCGTGCTATTGTATCACGCCAGAGGACAAATGACGTCATTTTACCCACTTCCACGAAAAAAAGACCGCCAAAAAAGCTTGCTTAGACGATTGATATTCGAAGGTGGGGCACTATGTTTTTTTAGTGCATACCTAGTGATTTTTCAGTTGATTGATTCATTTACTGTTAAAAAATATTTAGTCTTTTCTGGGATGCCAGATTTGTCAGCAAAAATTGCTAAAGGTGTATTTGATAGAGGACAACCACTTGTCCAATTAGGTTTAGTAGTTGCCGTATCGATGACAGCTACCTTTATGCCGACGTTAACACATTATTACAAAAATAAAGAAATATCTGATTATGAGTCAATGGTGACGTCTTATTTAAAAGTGTCTCTTGCCATATCGATGGCAGCAGGAGTTGGCTTGGCGTTATTAGTTCCATTTGTAAATGTGACGTTATTTAGTAATAACGATGGTGTGTTGACATTATCATTGTTTGTATTATCAGTTAGTGTGGCGTCTATGATTCAAACTTACCAAACGATTTATCAAAGTCAAAATCGAGTGCATTACCAATTTGTAGCGGCAATTTTTGGTGTTTTACTAAAAAGTATATTAACACCAGCATTGACTTACTATTTTGGCACATTAGGGTCAAGTATTAGTACACTGTTTGGCTTATTAGGGTGTTTAATGGTATTACATCACTACCTCGTCAGAAAAGGATTTAGATTATCAGTTGGGACTATGTTTATTGTCAAACTAATGGCTAGTTTAAGCATGATGGCGCTATTAGTGTACCTATTTCGATATACATGTGTGACACAAGGATTATTAAACACTCACCGTGGTATGACGTTTGTTGTTACGCTTGTTGGTGTGTTACTAGGTGTTAGTGTTTATATGATAAGTATTGTGAAATTTAAATTATTTAGTTATGATGAATGGACCATGTTACCATTCGGTCAAAAGATATATAAGCATTTTTATTAA
- a CDS encoding RNA-binding S4 domain-containing protein: protein MRLDKFLKISRIIKRRTIAKEIADKGRIQVNHKLAKSSTSVKVGDVITIMFGNKTLEVKVLDLKDTTKKDEAKNLYEIISEIKNQD from the coding sequence ATGAGATTAGATAAATTTTTGAAAATTTCTAGAATAATTAAACGTCGAACAATCGCAAAAGAAATAGCAGATAAAGGACGGATTCAGGTCAATCATAAATTAGCGAAATCGTCTACTTCTGTAAAGGTTGGCGACGTGATTACAATTATGTTTGGTAACAAAACATTAGAGGTTAAAGTGTTAGACTTAAAAGACACAACCAAAAAAGATGAAGCAAAAAATTTATATGAAATTATCAGTGAAATCAAAAATCAAGACTAA
- the dusB gene encoding tRNA dihydrouridine synthase DusB — translation MWKIGNVEIPNRVVVAPMAGVSNSAFRVTVKEFGAGLVVCEMISDKGIQQRNKKTLEMLYIDETEHPLSLQIFGGNKENLVEAAKFVEEYTTADMIDINMGCPVNKVIKAEAGARWLLDPNKVYEMVEAVASAVSIPVTVKQRIGWDEEHVYAVENALAAEKAGASAVAMHGRTRVQMYEGRANWDVLREVKKHLTIPFMGNGDVRTPEDAKRMLDYVGCDGVMIGRAALGNPWMIYRTQHYLETGELLEEPHPAEKIETAKLHLDRLIRLKGEKIGCLEFRQHAAYYLKGAPRATKTRLAVNKATTQEEMNQILDEYVLVVKEKGLVG, via the coding sequence ATGTGGAAAATAGGAAACGTCGAGATTCCTAATCGAGTGGTTGTGGCACCGATGGCCGGAGTAAGTAACTCGGCTTTTCGTGTAACAGTCAAAGAGTTTGGTGCAGGGCTTGTGGTATGTGAGATGATTAGTGATAAAGGCATTCAACAGCGTAATAAAAAAACGCTAGAAATGCTTTATATTGATGAAACAGAACACCCGCTTAGTTTACAAATATTTGGTGGTAATAAAGAAAACTTAGTTGAAGCCGCTAAATTTGTCGAAGAATACACGACCGCAGATATGATTGATATCAATATGGGATGTCCAGTAAATAAAGTCATCAAAGCTGAAGCAGGTGCTAGATGGTTACTTGATCCAAACAAAGTATATGAAATGGTAGAAGCTGTGGCGAGTGCTGTGAGTATTCCGGTGACAGTGAAACAACGTATTGGTTGGGATGAAGAACATGTGTATGCTGTTGAAAATGCATTAGCTGCTGAAAAAGCCGGTGCGAGTGCAGTGGCGATGCATGGTCGAACACGCGTGCAGATGTATGAAGGAAGAGCTAACTGGGATGTACTAAGGGAAGTTAAAAAGCATTTAACCATTCCATTTATGGGGAATGGTGATGTGAGAACCCCAGAAGATGCAAAACGCATGCTTGATTATGTTGGATGTGATGGCGTAATGATTGGGCGAGCTGCGTTAGGTAATCCATGGATGATTTATCGCACACAGCATTATCTAGAAACAGGTGAGTTGTTAGAAGAGCCACACCCAGCTGAAAAAATCGAGACAGCTAAACTTCATTTAGACCGTTTAATTCGTTTGAAAGGTGAAAAAATTGGCTGTTTAGAATTCCGTCAACATGCCGCGTATTATTTAAAAGGCGCCCCACGTGCAACCAAAACACGACTAGCCGTTAATAAAGCGACAACTCAAGAAGAAATGAATCAGATTTTGGATGAGTATGTATTAGTTGTAAAAGAAAAAGGATTAGTCGGATAA
- a CDS encoding S1 domain-containing RNA-binding protein, giving the protein MSIEVGTKLSGKVSGITNFGAFVDLGEGKTGLVHISEVSNSFVKDIKDVLKVNDEVEVKVMSVGDDGKIGLSIKRANEEERPAQRERKEYKRSSNNYQSDRNNNRGNDRGKNNRKPAAVATPQKESFDSLMSNFLKDSDDRLSTLKRSTEGKRGGRGGRRN; this is encoded by the coding sequence ATGTCAATCGAAGTGGGGACAAAGTTATCTGGTAAAGTGTCAGGTATTACTAATTTTGGAGCGTTTGTAGATTTAGGTGAAGGGAAAACAGGTTTAGTACATATCAGTGAGGTATCAAACAGTTTTGTTAAAGATATCAAAGATGTCCTAAAAGTGAATGATGAAGTCGAAGTAAAAGTAATGAGTGTTGGTGATGATGGAAAAATAGGATTATCCATTAAACGGGCAAATGAAGAAGAACGTCCGGCACAACGTGAGCGCAAAGAATACAAACGTTCATCAAATAACTACCAATCCGATCGTAACAATAATCGCGGTAATGATCGTGGTAAAAATAATCGTAAACCTGCAGCGGTAGCTACTCCACAAAAAGAAAGTTTTGACTCATTGATGAGTAATTTCTTAAAAGATAGTGATGATAGATTAAGCACACTTAAACGTAGTACTGAAGGAAAACGCGGCGGACGCGGCGGACGTCGTAACTAA
- the hpt gene encoding hypoxanthine phosphoribosyltransferase, whose product MLEKDIEKTFYSEQQIQERVAVLGEEISREYQDKFPLVVGILKGAVPFLSDLVRAMPIHMEMDFMDVSSYGNATVSSGEVRILKDLSTVVEGRHIILVEDIIDSGRTLKYLVDLLKHRKAASVKIVTMLDKPEGRVVDMAADYVGFEVPNEFVVGYGLDYAEDYRNLPYIGVLKPEIYENA is encoded by the coding sequence ATGTTAGAAAAAGATATCGAAAAAACATTTTATTCAGAACAACAAATACAAGAACGTGTTGCCGTTTTAGGTGAAGAAATTAGTCGTGAATACCAAGATAAATTTCCTTTAGTCGTTGGTATTTTAAAAGGCGCTGTACCGTTTTTATCTGATTTAGTTCGTGCGATGCCAATTCATATGGAAATGGATTTCATGGATGTATCAAGTTATGGAAATGCAACAGTCTCTTCAGGGGAAGTTCGTATTCTAAAAGACTTAAGTACAGTGGTTGAGGGCCGTCATATTATCTTAGTGGAAGATATTATTGATAGTGGCCGTACATTGAAGTACTTAGTTGATTTACTAAAACACCGTAAGGCAGCATCAGTAAAAATCGTGACAATGCTTGATAAACCAGAAGGACGCGTCGTCGATATGGCTGCTGATTATGTTGGTTTTGAAGTGCCAAATGAGTTTGTTGTCGGATATGGTTTAGATTATGCAGAAGATTATCGTAATCTACCGTATATTGGCGTACTTAAACCGGAAATATACGAAAATGCTTAA
- the mfd gene encoding transcription-repair coupling factor: MYLNEGLLSVIKHDEQVNQWYHAIDTNKAQLVTGLAGSAKSLVMSTLLQKNKKIMIVTPNLYYGTKLMDDLQHVVDESYLHFFPVDEVAAVEMSFSSPEALAERINSLVFLNNDEPGILVTPLAGLRRFLPSPKNWKENMLQISVGGTLDLTTLPEQLISLGYVREQMIGKPGEFSIRGSIVDIYPLTSEYPVRIDLFDDEVDSLRLFDAETQRSLSEVENILIPPAMDQVVTKEQLANASKELDMSLSEKLDGIKDPDKKAQLTAYKNYTVGEWENGHPTDDIGQYIDLVYDEKYHLSDYLSVDDLVLFDDYSRMLDTEKEILREEAEWLTIKLEDNPVFENRTLGGDFRQIMKKMPQNRTFFSLFQKGMGNLRFSAVYPFEYRSMQQFFGQLPLLKAEMDRWAKQKQTVVVLVENDERSKTIERLFIDAGISVVVSGKKELLEGQAQIQVGLLESGFELPQDNLVVLVEKEILHTRTKRQARKQTISNAERLKSYNELSPGDYVVHANHGIGKYIGMETLLSGGTHQDYMTILYQNNDKLFIPVTQLDLIQKYVASESKAPRINKLGGSEWTKTKKKVSAKVEDIADDLIQLYAAREAEVGYAFSPDDDYQHEFDNAFPYSETDDQLRSIQEIKRDMEKKRPMDRLLVGDVGYGKTEVALRAAFKAVKDGKQVAFLVPTTILAQQHYETMIDRFKNFPVSIGLMSRFRTKKQQEETIDQLKKGQVDIIVGTHRILSKDLEFMDLGLLIIDEEQRFGVKHKERLKQLRAQVDVLTLTATPIPRTLHMSMLGVRDLSVIETPPANRYPVQTYVMEKNPGAIREACEREIARGGQIFYLYNRVDTIEQKVDELKMLVPDARISYAHGQMTEVQLENALMEFINGEYDILVTTTIIETGVDIPNVNTLFVENADHMGLSQLYQLRGRVGRSNRVAYAYFMYEPQKILNEVSEKRLQAIKDFTELGSGFKIAMRDLSIRGAGNLLGAQQHGFIDSVGFDMYTHMLNEAVNRKRGIDKKETKTMTEIDLGIDAYIPSDYIEDERQKIEMYKRIRQLENQEMYDELEADLLDRFGEYPDEVANLLTVGLIKMNADFALINKIQKKKHSIYIELSKEGTSAYTIGQLFKALSKTTLKAEISTDDHLAVTLKLPKDLSVATWLHEISAFVEALRQERYEKKETQDEVDG, from the coding sequence ATGTACCTCAATGAAGGATTATTATCCGTTATCAAACATGACGAACAGGTCAATCAATGGTATCACGCCATTGATACAAATAAGGCACAGCTTGTTACCGGTTTAGCAGGTTCAGCCAAATCACTTGTTATGTCGACATTATTACAAAAAAATAAAAAAATAATGATTGTTACCCCAAATCTATATTATGGGACAAAGTTAATGGATGACTTACAACATGTTGTTGATGAGTCTTATTTGCATTTTTTTCCAGTCGATGAAGTAGCCGCAGTAGAGATGTCTTTTTCTTCTCCTGAGGCTTTAGCTGAGCGAATTAACAGTTTAGTGTTTTTAAATAATGATGAACCAGGTATTTTAGTGACTCCTTTAGCAGGGCTAAGACGCTTTTTACCATCACCAAAAAATTGGAAAGAAAACATGTTACAAATCTCAGTTGGAGGCACACTTGATTTAACGACATTACCTGAGCAATTAATTTCTTTAGGTTACGTTCGAGAACAAATGATCGGTAAGCCTGGAGAATTTAGTATCAGAGGAAGTATTGTAGATATTTATCCTTTAACTAGTGAGTATCCCGTTCGTATTGATTTATTTGATGATGAGGTGGATTCGTTACGTTTATTCGATGCCGAAACACAACGTTCATTGTCAGAAGTAGAGAATATATTGATTCCACCAGCTATGGACCAAGTGGTGACGAAAGAGCAGTTAGCCAATGCTTCAAAAGAGCTTGATATGTCTTTAAGCGAAAAATTGGATGGTATAAAAGATCCAGACAAAAAAGCACAGCTAACGGCTTATAAAAACTATACAGTAGGTGAATGGGAAAATGGCCACCCAACAGATGACATTGGCCAGTATATTGACTTGGTCTATGATGAAAAATATCATTTAAGTGATTACCTTTCAGTTGATGATTTGGTATTATTCGATGATTATAGTCGGATGTTGGATACAGAAAAAGAAATATTAAGAGAAGAAGCTGAATGGTTAACGATTAAGTTAGAAGACAATCCTGTTTTTGAAAACCGCACACTCGGTGGTGATTTCAGGCAAATTATGAAAAAAATGCCACAAAATCGTACGTTTTTCTCTTTATTTCAAAAAGGAATGGGAAATTTACGTTTTTCAGCTGTGTATCCTTTTGAGTATCGTTCAATGCAACAGTTTTTCGGTCAACTACCATTACTAAAAGCAGAGATGGATCGTTGGGCGAAACAAAAACAAACAGTAGTTGTGTTAGTTGAAAATGATGAGAGAAGTAAAACGATTGAACGCTTATTCATTGATGCGGGTATTTCTGTTGTAGTAAGTGGTAAGAAAGAGTTGCTAGAAGGACAGGCTCAAATCCAAGTTGGATTACTAGAGTCAGGTTTTGAACTACCGCAAGATAATTTGGTCGTGTTGGTTGAAAAAGAAATTCTTCATACTAGAACGAAACGTCAAGCACGTAAACAAACTATTTCAAACGCAGAACGGCTAAAAAGTTATAACGAATTAAGTCCTGGAGATTATGTGGTTCATGCTAATCACGGGATTGGTAAATATATTGGGATGGAGACATTATTAAGTGGTGGTACGCATCAAGATTATATGACCATTCTTTATCAAAACAACGATAAATTGTTTATTCCAGTGACGCAACTTGATTTGATTCAAAAATATGTGGCATCAGAATCAAAAGCACCACGTATTAATAAATTAGGTGGCAGTGAATGGACGAAGACAAAGAAAAAAGTATCGGCTAAAGTGGAAGATATCGCGGATGATTTGATTCAGTTATATGCTGCTAGAGAAGCAGAAGTTGGATATGCTTTTTCGCCAGATGATGATTATCAACATGAGTTCGACAATGCCTTTCCGTATTCAGAAACGGATGATCAGTTGCGTAGTATTCAAGAAATCAAGCGGGATATGGAGAAAAAACGTCCAATGGATCGCTTGTTAGTAGGGGACGTGGGTTACGGTAAGACGGAAGTGGCCTTACGTGCAGCGTTTAAAGCTGTTAAAGATGGCAAACAAGTCGCCTTTTTAGTACCAACTACAATTTTAGCGCAACAACATTATGAAACCATGATTGACCGATTTAAAAATTTCCCAGTTAGTATTGGTTTGATGAGCCGTTTTAGAACGAAAAAACAACAAGAAGAAACGATTGACCAATTGAAAAAAGGTCAAGTGGATATTATTGTTGGCACGCACCGAATTTTATCAAAAGACTTAGAATTTATGGACTTAGGATTGCTTATCATTGATGAGGAACAACGTTTTGGGGTGAAACATAAAGAGCGACTAAAACAATTACGTGCACAAGTGGATGTATTGACGCTAACAGCTACACCGATTCCAAGGACATTGCATATGTCAATGCTTGGTGTGAGAGATTTGTCGGTTATTGAAACCCCACCGGCCAATCGTTATCCAGTGCAGACATATGTAATGGAAAAAAATCCAGGAGCGATACGTGAAGCTTGCGAACGTGAAATTGCTCGAGGTGGACAAATTTTTTATCTATACAACCGAGTGGATACGATTGAGCAAAAAGTCGATGAATTAAAAATGTTGGTACCAGACGCACGTATTTCATATGCTCATGGTCAAATGACAGAAGTCCAATTAGAAAATGCGTTAATGGAATTTATTAATGGCGAATACGATATTTTAGTCACAACCACTATTATTGAAACAGGGGTGGATATTCCTAATGTGAATACATTGTTTGTGGAAAACGCTGATCACATGGGATTGTCTCAGTTGTATCAGTTAAGAGGTCGCGTCGGTCGAAGTAACCGTGTTGCCTATGCATATTTTATGTACGAACCACAAAAAATATTAAATGAAGTCAGTGAAAAACGACTTCAAGCAATTAAAGATTTTACTGAATTAGGCTCTGGATTTAAGATTGCAATGCGAGATTTATCCATTCGTGGTGCCGGAAACCTATTAGGTGCTCAGCAACATGGCTTTATTGATTCAGTCGGGTTCGATATGTATACGCATATGCTTAATGAAGCAGTTAATCGTAAGCGTGGTATTGATAAGAAGGAAACAAAAACTATGACGGAAATCGACTTAGGAATAGATGCCTACATTCCAAGTGATTATATAGAGGATGAGCGACAAAAAATTGAAATGTATAAACGCATTCGTCAGCTTGAAAATCAAGAGATGTATGATGAGTTGGAAGCTGATTTATTAGACCGTTTTGGCGAATACCCAGATGAAGTGGCTAATTTATTAACGGTTGGATTGATTAAAATGAATGCTGATTTTGCTTTGATTAATAAAATTCAAAAGAAAAAACATTCGATTTATATTGAGCTAAGTAAAGAAGGAACTTCTGCTTACACAATAGGACAATTGTTTAAAGCTTTATCTAAAACTACTTTAAAAGCTGAAATTAGTACGGATGACCATTTGGCAGTGACATTGAAACTACCGAAAGATTTGTCTGTTGCAACTTGGTTGCATGAAATATCAGCATTTGTCGAAGCGTTGCGACAAGAAAGATATGAAAAAAAAGAGACACAGGATGAAGTTGATGGATAA
- a CDS encoding FtsB family cell division protein has product MSEQKPLLSLEISEEIAPSDMGKSQREQKKMIYKRRRLTLMFVLAFCLFTFMGINLFRNGQHLLSLQQNHTEVKKEYAKVKSEKKDLENEVKLLKDPEYVEKVARAKYFYSKEGEQVYSIPALSGAN; this is encoded by the coding sequence ATGAGTGAACAAAAACCATTATTAAGTTTAGAGATAAGTGAAGAAATAGCTCCTTCTGATATGGGAAAGTCTCAGCGTGAACAAAAAAAAATGATTTATAAGCGTCGTCGTTTAACTCTTATGTTTGTGTTAGCGTTTTGTTTATTTACGTTTATGGGAATTAATCTATTTCGTAATGGGCAACATTTGTTGTCATTACAACAAAATCATACCGAAGTAAAAAAAGAGTACGCAAAAGTGAAGTCAGAGAAAAAGGATTTAGAAAACGAAGTTAAATTGTTGAAAGATCCTGAGTATGTTGAAAAAGTCGCTCGTGCAAAATATTTTTACTCAAAAGAAGGCGAACAAGTGTATAGCATCCCAGCATTAAGTGGTGCAAATTAA